The Pseudarthrobacter defluvii DNA window TCACGGACATGGGCAAGAGCAGGGATGCAGGGTTTACGGGCTATCGGCGGACGCTGGACGCATTCACCGCACTGTTTGACCGCTACCGCGCCGATCGCTTGATTCCCTGATCACGCGGTCACGGCCGGCGAGCAGACCCATCAACGCCAGCACTGCCATGGCGCCGGCGGTGACGAGCAGCGGAAGGGTCCACTCTCCGGTCGCGTCGTGCAGTGCGCCGAAAGCCACCGGGCCCACCGCGGCCAGGCCGTACCCCACGGACTGGGCCATGCCGGACAGTGCTGCTGCCTGCGGGTGGTTCACGCTCCGGAGGCTGAACAGGGACAGGGCAATGACAATAAGGCTGCCGCACCCGAGGGCGCCGAGAACGACCCACAGCAGGATGAGGTCCGGTGCGAGTGCCAGGCCAAGAAAGGTCACGAACGCCAGCGCCCCGCCCGTGAAGGATACGAGCCGTTGATCCGAACCCCGGTGCAGGATCCCGCCCGCCCCAAGGCTGGCGAAGACACTGATCAGGAGGAAAACAGACAAGTGCACGCCGGCCGTGGTGGCTGCCACCCCGCGGCTTTGCTCGATGGTGGGCAGCCATGCCATCAGGACGTAAAAAGCGATCGATTGCAGTCCCATGAACAGCGTCACCTGCCAGCCCAGGGCTGAGCCCCAGGGTGACCGGTATGCGGCTTCCGCTTGGGCAGCATGCGCGGCGCTTGTCCTGTGCCGGCGCAGCCAGGGGAGGAGCACCGCCATGGCGATGAGGGCGAGTCCCACCCAGACTCCCAGGGCAAGCCGCCACCCCGCCGGGGACGTTTGGGCCACGGGAACGACGACGGCGGCCCCCACCGCTGCGAAGGCCGCCTGGGTGGCGGTGTAGCTTCCGGTGACCTGGCTGACCCGCAACGGAAAGTCCCGTTTGACGAGGGAGGGCACCAGGACATTGAGGAACGCTATGGCCACGCCGATCAGTATCGTTCCCGCCCAGATAAAGCCAGGCACGGGCAGGGAACGAAGCACGATGCCCGCGGCGAGGATCAGCAGGGACAGCCACAGTGCCCGGTCCAGGGCCCAGGCGGGAAGCGAATCCGGGGGCCAGGGGCGAGAAGACCGCGAAGGCAATAAGGGGGAGGCCGGTTAGGAATCCCGCTGCGGCACTGGACAGGCCAAGGTCGCTGCTGATGTTGACGAGTACCGGTCCCACACTGACAAACGACACCCGGAGGTTGACCGCGATGAGCAGGACGCCGATGAAGGCAAGGCCGAACCTGGCAGTGCGGTGCGGGGCATTCCGTGTGGTGGCAAACATGCGTCGGTTCTTCCATCCTTCGGTGCGGTGGCGCGTTCATGACGCCCCCTCCAGTTCTCTCACACTGACGTACCCACCGACACCTCCTAATCCTCGGCGCGTCCGTTGACTACGCCGTGGGAGAACCTGCATTTTTCCCAGCCAACTGCAAGGATCAACTGCTCCTCCCGGACGTAAACTGACCCTCGCACCACGTATGTGGACACTCCGTCAGGTTGGAGCCGCCTTGCTCTGGAAGTTGCTCGTCGAATACCTGCGGCCGCACCGGCCGCTGCTGGCCGCCGTCGTGGTTTTCCAGCTGGCGCAGTCCATCGCGTCGCTGTACCTGCCCACGCTGAACGCGGACATCATCGACCAGGGCGTGGCCCGGGGCGATACCGGCTACATCATGTCCACCGGCAGCGTCATGCTGCTTATCACGCTGGCGCAGATCGCGTGCGCGGTGGTGGCCGTGTACTTCGGTGCCAAGGCAGCGATGGGGCTGGGCCGGGACCTGCGCGGCGCCATCTTTGAGCGGGTGGGGGAGTTCTCGGAGCAGGAGGTCACCAGGTTCGGCGCCCCCAGCCTCATCACCCGCTCCACTAACGACGTTCAGCAGGTCCAGCAGCTGGTGCTGATGTCCGCCACGCTGATGGTGGCCGCGCCCATGCTCAGCATCGGCGGCGTGATCATGGCCATCCGCCAGGACGCTCAACTCTCGTGGCTGATTGCCGTGTGTGTGCCGGTGCTGCTGATCGCCGTCGGGTTGATCGTCATCCGGATGGTGCCGCTGTTCCGGAAGATGCAGGCCCGGATCGACACCGTGAACCGCGTTTTGCGTGAGCAGCTCACCGGCATTCGGGTGGTGCGCGCGTTCGTGCGCGAGGACATGGAAACGGAACGCTTTGCCGGCGCCAACACCGACGTCACCGATGTTGCCCTCCGCGCCGGGCGGCTGATGGCGCTGATGTTCCCCACGGTCATGCTGGTCCTG harbors:
- a CDS encoding MFS transporter — its product is MPSRSSRPWPPDSLPAWALDRALWLSLLILAAGIVLRSLPVPGFIWAGTILIGVAIAFLNVLVPSLVKRDFPLRVSQVTGSYTATQAAFAAVGAAVVVPVAQTSPAGWRLALGVWVGLALIAMAVLLPWLRRHRTSAAHAAQAEAAYRSPWGSALGWQVTLFMGLQSIAFYVLMAWLPTIEQSRGVAATTAGVHLSVFLLISVFASLGAGGILHRGSDQRLVSFTGGALAFVTFLGLALAPDLILLWVVLGALGCGSLIVIALSLFSLRSVNHPQAAALSGMAQSVGYGLAAVGPVAFGALHDATGEWTLPLLVTAGAMAVLALMGLLAGRDRVIRESSDRRGSGQTVR